Genomic window (Aquimarina sp. BL5):
CTATATGTTTTATTTTGATTTTCTACAGCAAGTTCTTTTGCTAGCGTGATATTTTCTAAAGCAGTTGCTAATTGAGCTGTGTTTATAGCATAAGAAGCTTTGGTTAGATAGTTCTCAATAGAATCCTTAACTCCCCTGTTTTCCTGAATTTCTCCAGTTTGTGAAGAAGCCATGAAACTACAACTAAGTAAAAGTATAAATATAAAATGTTTGATTTGGGTTGGCATTTTCCTTGAAATAACTCAACTAATATAGTTATTTCTTACAAATGTTGATAATTAAATCTATTATTCTGTTACTATATCCTATTTCATTATCATACCAACCTATAATTTTCACCATTTTTCCTATAACTGAAGTCATTAGAGAGTCGAAAACACAAGAATGCGGATTTCCTATGATATCTACTGATACGATTGGATCTTCTGTGTACGCTAAAATATCTTTTAGATGAGATTCTGAAGCATTTTTGAAAGCATTATTGATTTCCTCTATAGATGTTTCTTTTTTTACATTAAATGTTATGTCAGTTAGTGATCCATCTGGAACTGGAACCCTAATCCCACATCCTCCTATAACATTACTTAATTTGGGAAAAATCTTTGTTAATGCTTTTGCAGCTCCAGTTGTTGTGGGGACTATGGATTGGCTTGCTGCTCGTGCTCTTCTTAGGTCTCTATGAGGTTGATCGTGTAAACTTTGATCTGTCGTATAGCTGTGAATTGTTGTTATGTATGCTTGCTCAATACCACAAAGTTCATCTATTACTTTGATCATCGGAGCAGCATTATTGGTTGTACAAGACGCATTAGATATAATGGTCTCCTTACCATTGAGAATATGTTCATTGACACCTAATACAATAGTTTTTATTGAATCTTCTAGAGGAGGAGCCGAAAGAATAACTTTTTTAGCTCCAGCAGTAATGTGTTGTTGGGCAGCTTCTTTAGTTTTAAATTTTCCTGTTGCTTCTACAACGATATCAATATTATGTTTTTGCCAGTTACAGTCACTAGGATATTTTTCGTTTAGTAAATAGATTGACTTGTTATTAACTACAATAGAATTGTCTTTATAAGATATGTCATGGGTTAAAACTCCATGTATACTGTCGTACTTAAGAAGATGACTTAGTGTTTTGGCATCAGCAAGATCATTTATTGCTATAACTTCAATATCTGGATGATCGATTAATAATCTAAAAAGATTACGACCGATTCTTCCAAATCCGTTAATGGCTACTCTTATAGGTGTATTCATTACTCGTTGCTTGTGAGAAAAATTAAGTCAGATGCTTTTGAGCTTTGTAAGAAGAGCGAACTAATGCTCCGCTTTCTACATGTCTGAAGCCCATTTCTAACCCGATCTCTTCATATTTTTTAAATTGATCTGGTGTAATGAATTGTTTTACTGGTAAATGTTTCTTACTCGGTTGTAGATATTGTCCGATGGTTACGATATCCAGATTTACAGCTCTTAGGTCTTTAAGAACCTGTATAACTTCTTCTTCAGTTTCACCAAGACCTAGCATGATTCCGCTTTTTGTGCGATTGATACCGTTATCCTTTAAATATTTAAGAACCTGAAGGCTTTGTTCATATTTAGCCTGAATACGAACTTCTCTTGTAAGTCTTTTCACTGTTTCCATATTATGCGAAACAACTTCTGGTTTTACAGCTATAATCCTATCTATGTTTTTAGTCTTCCCCTGGAAATCGGGGATTAAAGTTTCTAAGGTGGTTTCAGGATTCATTCGACGAATTGCCTGAATCGTTTCCGCCCAGATGATAGACCCTCCATCCGCTAAGTCATCTCTATCTACAGAGGTTACCACGGCATGTTTGATATTCATAATTTTTATAGAACGGGCAACTTTTTCAGGTTCTTCCCAATCTACAGTTTCTGGTCTTCCTGTTTTCACACCACAAAAACCACAAGATCTGGTACAAATATTACCGAGTATCATGAAAGTAGCAGTACCCTCACTCCAACATTCTCCCATGTTAGGACAGCTTCCTGAAGTGCATATTGTATGTAAGTTATATTTATCGACTAAACCTCGAAGTTCGGTGTATTTTTTTCCGGTTGGTAGTTTTACCCGTAACCATTTTGGTTTTCCTTTTGGAGGAGCTACAATAGTAACGTCATTATTCATACTAAGCAATATTTTGTACAAAAATACAAAGAAAGCTTATATTAAAATACAGTTTTAGATATTCTTCTGGATTTTGATTTAGATCTCTTTAAACGAATTATTATGATTAGAATATTGTCGTTTTTAATGAATTATCTACAAGTTTTGATTTTTCAACAAACCTATTTCGGTAGTATTATACTTACAAAACGTGTTTTGGAGGGAATTTTTAGATAGAAAAAAACGATAATCATAAAATTAACAATTGCGGAATTTTTTTATGTAATTAAAAAATATTATTAATTGATATTCAGTTGATTAAGAGGTGAAGAGATTGGGTGGGTATCATGTTTTTGGGGATATTTTCTTTGGGATTTTAAATAAAAATTATGGTAAAACCGTAATTTTTTTGTGGTTTTTATACATAATTTAATTTCTTTTCATATTTTTGACATACATAATTTTGAGTAGAAATACTTTAAATCATGGTTAAAATTAGCTTAACCCCATTTTTTATTCATTAAAAAAAAGTTAAAAAACCAAACACAAATGTCAAAAGAAGATTTAGAACAACAGAAACAATTGCAAAAAAACAGGAAACGAGTAGAAAAATGGTTAATTAATAATCAAAATTTTATTAATATAACCGGTATTGAAAAAGAAATATCTGCTCCTAAAGGACTCGTACAAAAATTTATTAAATACGATAAAAAAATAAATGATAAATGGATTAATCCATTACACGAGGTTTTAAAAAGAATAGCCACTTTTAGTCTTAGATAGATTAAATAGATTAAAGTGATCTATTGAGAACAACAAAAAGAGAGTTAATTAGATTTCTGAAATTTAATTAATTCTCTTTTTTATTAGTAATAATTTCTGCAAGAAGTTTTCTGGCTCTTAGTAATTTTACTTTTACATTATTCATGGGTTCATCTAATACTTCAGAAATTTCTTTATAACTCAATTCTTGAAAATATCGTAGGTTTATAACCTCTTGATAATGTGGTTTCAGCTGTTTGATATATCTAAGTAATTGGGCAAGATTTTGCTCAGTAATCAATTTATCTTCGGGTGTTGGTGTGTCATCTATTATTTTATAAACAACATCATCAACTTCGGTAGTTGTTTTAGAACGTATTGAAGCGTTTTTTTTTCTTAATAGATCGATATGAATATTTTTTGAAATTTGGATTAACCAAGTCTTAAAATTATATTCTTCTTTAAATGTGTCTATTTTATCGAATGCTTTAGAAAAACTCTGAATAGATATATCTTCTGCTTCATACTCATTTTGAGTTCTCTTAAGTTGAAAATTAAAGACATCATTCCAAAAAGTATCTAAAAGATAATTAAAGGATGCTTGTTTGCCTTCTTTAGCCTTTTTTATATGTTCAGATAGTGTGAAGAGTTCTTTTTCCAATGAAATTTTTTTGAAAGGAAATCCTTGATCAATTATTTAGAGTGCTCTGTTTCATTACAGTTAGCATATTGATCAGGGGTCTTGCCGCACATAGAACAAGACTCGCCCTCCTTATTAAGGAAAGGACTTTGGCTTGCGCAGGTTCCTGCAAATTTCCCATCCTTTTTGGCCCATAATTTAATAGCAATTCCCGCAAAGGCTATTAATAGAAGACCAACTGTAAGTAATACCAGTTTCATAATTTAATACTGTCTAAATTAGTGTGCAAAGATACAAAGAAAAATAGCCGAAATTATGGTTTTATAGAAAATTAGATTCATGTCTAAAAGAAACACAGAAGAGCACTTAAATTATGTTTACCTCAGTTTCTAATATAATTCCAAATTTTTCTTTAACGGTTTTTTGAATTCTTTTAGAGAGTTCTAATAGTTCCTGTCCACTTGCGTTATCGTAGTTTACCAGTACTAGTGCTTGTTTAGCGTGTACACCAGCATCACCCCAGCGTTTCCCTTTAAACCCGCTTTGTTCAATAAGCCATCCTGCCGGAATTTTAGTATTATTCTTGTCTACCTGATAAAAAGGAATGTCAGGGTGTAATTTTTGAAGCTCGGCAAAATTTTTTGAAGTGATTACAGGGTTTTTAAAAAAACTTCCGCTATTACCAATTTCTTTGGGGTCTGGTAATTTGCTTTTACGGATAGCTATAACAGCTTCTGAAATGTCTTTAATTGTTGGGGATGTAATATTTTTCTCTTTTAATGCGTTTTCAATAGCTCCGTAGCTTGTATTCAAAACATGATCTTTAGTAGTTAACCTAAAAGTTACTTTTGTAATTATATAATTTCCTTTTAATTCGTTTTTAAAAATAGAATTTCTATATCCAAAATTGCATTCTTCTTTTGTGAAGTGTTTTTTTGCACCACTGATAACATGAATAGCTTCGCAACTGATAAAGCTATCTTTTAGTTCTACGCCATATGCACCAATGTTTTGAATCGGAGCACTTCCTACATATCCAGGTATTAGTGATAAATTTTCTAATCCTCCAAAGTCATTATCGATACAGAATTGAACAAAATCATGCCAATTTTCCCCAGCATTGGCAGAAACTAATACTGAACTATCAGGTTGGGAGCTAGTTGTAATCCCTTTAATCGCAATATGAAGGACTAGTGCTTCTAAATTTTGAGTAAGCAACATATTGCTTCCGCCACTAAGGATGAAAATATTTCTTTCCTTATGTATAGAAAGTGTCTCTGTAAGCTCTTTTTCAGAATTGATTTTTATAAACTCTGCTGCT
Coding sequences:
- a CDS encoding RNA polymerase sigma factor, whose amino-acid sequence is MSLEKELFTLSEHIKKAKEGKQASFNYLLDTFWNDVFNFQLKRTQNEYEAEDISIQSFSKAFDKIDTFKEEYNFKTWLIQISKNIHIDLLRKKNASIRSKTTTEVDDVVYKIIDDTPTPEDKLITEQNLAQLLRYIKQLKPHYQEVINLRYFQELSYKEISEVLDEPMNNVKVKLLRARKLLAEIITNKKEN
- the gap gene encoding type I glyceraldehyde-3-phosphate dehydrogenase, with the protein product MNTPIRVAINGFGRIGRNLFRLLIDHPDIEVIAINDLADAKTLSHLLKYDSIHGVLTHDISYKDNSIVVNNKSIYLLNEKYPSDCNWQKHNIDIVVEATGKFKTKEAAQQHITAGAKKVILSAPPLEDSIKTIVLGVNEHILNGKETIISNASCTTNNAAPMIKVIDELCGIEQAYITTIHSYTTDQSLHDQPHRDLRRARAASQSIVPTTTGAAKALTKIFPKLSNVIGGCGIRVPVPDGSLTDITFNVKKETSIEEINNAFKNASESHLKDILAYTEDPIVSVDIIGNPHSCVFDSLMTSVIGKMVKIIGWYDNEIGYSNRIIDLIINICKK
- a CDS encoding membrane or secreted protein, encoding MKLVLLTVGLLLIAFAGIAIKLWAKKDGKFAGTCASQSPFLNKEGESCSMCGKTPDQYANCNETEHSK
- the murB gene encoding UDP-N-acetylmuramate dehydrogenase, with amino-acid sequence MKIERNKSLKKHNTFGINVKAAEFIKINSEKELTETLSIHKERNIFILSGGSNMLLTQNLEALVLHIAIKGITTSSQPDSSVLVSANAGENWHDFVQFCIDNDFGGLENLSLIPGYVGSAPIQNIGAYGVELKDSFISCEAIHVISGAKKHFTKEECNFGYRNSIFKNELKGNYIITKVTFRLTTKDHVLNTSYGAIENALKEKNITSPTIKDISEAVIAIRKSKLPDPKEIGNSGSFFKNPVITSKNFAELQKLHPDIPFYQVDKNNTKIPAGWLIEQSGFKGKRWGDAGVHAKQALVLVNYDNASGQELLELSKRIQKTVKEKFGIILETEVNII
- the lipA gene encoding lipoyl synthase, translating into MNNDVTIVAPPKGKPKWLRVKLPTGKKYTELRGLVDKYNLHTICTSGSCPNMGECWSEGTATFMILGNICTRSCGFCGVKTGRPETVDWEEPEKVARSIKIMNIKHAVVTSVDRDDLADGGSIIWAETIQAIRRMNPETTLETLIPDFQGKTKNIDRIIAVKPEVVSHNMETVKRLTREVRIQAKYEQSLQVLKYLKDNGINRTKSGIMLGLGETEEEVIQVLKDLRAVNLDIVTIGQYLQPSKKHLPVKQFITPDQFKKYEEIGLEMGFRHVESGALVRSSYKAQKHLT